The Infirmifilum lucidum DNA segment CACAGCACTCCTTTAGCATGGAGAGGCCTGGCTCTGGTATAATTCTAGTAACGTAGACTTTGGGTTTTGGCATCAACTTATAACAAATAACGTAAATATATAAATTTTTCCTAAAAAATCAATTTAGAACTTGAAGTCGTCGGGGTTGGGCCAGACTTGGGGCACAGTTCCCGGCGGGTAGGTCTTGTGTAACCATTCGACGAAGTCGACTATGCGCTGAATAGCTGTCTCCACAACAACCTCTCCCTTCTCCTGGCTTGCCTTGCTCGGGTAGCCGACGCTGCCCTTCGGGTAGTGGTGTATCTCCATGTACGCGCTTATGTCGTACCACCCAAACGGCCTGCCGTAAACGTTTCCGGCCTTGTCAGCCCACTTGTCCGGAATCACGCCTACCATTCTCTCAGCGTCGGACTCTTTGAGCTTACTAGGGTCAATAAGCTTGGGGGCTACATACCAGAGAACACTTGCTTCGAGCTCGTCTGCATGTATGAAGGGGGTTTCCAGGACTATTCCAGGCTTTAGCTCTGTGCCTTGCCTGAGTATGTCTCTGACCCAAGCCCACCAGCTGGTAACGAGTATAAGTGCCTTAACCCCCTCCTCTATTATAGCCTTATCCTTGACTATGGGGAGGACGTACTCCTGCCCGTGACTGTTAAACAGTATTATTTTCTTGAAACCTGCGTTGCTTAGCCACTTTACAACGCTGACGACGTAGTCGATGTATGCCTCTTTCTTTATAGGGATTGTACCAGGCATCCCATAGTGGTGGCTAGGGTGGCTCCCGTAGAATACTGGTGGAGCTACAGTAACTCCAGTTTCAAAAGCTACCCTCTCCGCGATATACGTCCCTATTAGCGTGTCCTCCCCGGTAGCCTGCGCGAGCCCGTGCGATTCCACAGAGCCGCAGGGCACGAAAACAATGTCGTTCTTCTTCACGCGCTCCAGCAATTCAGCCATTGTCATTTGATCAAGGTATATTTTCTCCCCGAACTTGTTGTAAACCGGTCGCGCGAAACGAGACTCATACTCAACCATGTTTACTCACCTAGTATATGACGCCGTCATATTATAAGGTTATGGCTTTATTGTGATTTTACCGTCGATCCTCTGATGAGCCCTCTCGAAAGCCTTGTGCACCTCGTCCAACTTGAACTTCGAAGTTATGACTTGAGTCATGTCAATCCTGCCCGCAGCCATCAGGCGGATAACGTTGCCGAAGTTCCTGAAGCCGGAGTGGCCCTGGCTCCCGAAGAGTTGCCCCCTCCTCACCTGGAACACTTCGAGGTATATGGGAACCTCTTTGGGCGCCCTACCAATCCAGGTTATCTTGCCATCGATAGCGATACTCCTCTGTATTTGCGGAAGAGTGTACTGGGGGGCGCCTGCGGCCTCGACGTGGAAGTCTGCTCCTTGGCCGTCTGTCACCTCGAGGATCTTCTCCCAAGGTTGAACTCCATTCTTCTCTAGCTCAACGGGGTTAAAGACATAATCGGCTCCCACTTTCTTGGCTAGTTCCCTCCTAACTGGGCTGACTTCGAAGGCTATTATCTTTCCCGCGCCTGCTGCCTTAGCTAGAGCGATCGCGGCCAGTCCTATTGGGCCTGCACCCCAGACAACGACGTAGCTCCCAGGCTTGAAGCCGCCTGCCCTTGTGAACATAGCATGGTAGGCGACAGAAGTGGGCTCTACGAGGCTACCGGCTTCAAACGCTCTGTCCTCGCTGCCATACCTCTCCAGGAGCGAGTTTATCTTCCAAGCATACTTAGCCTTCACGACCACGTAGTCGGCCATAGCGCCATCGTGTGTGAATCCGAGCTCCCCGAACTCTAGATCCGCAGGGTCATTCAGCCTAATGCAGTGGTTGAAGTCTATCCCCCTACAAGCGTCACACTCCCCACACCAGAACATCTCCTCGCTTGTAACCATGTCACCGGGTTTCAGCCCCCTCACGTTTGCCCCGACTTTCTCTACGACCCCGCTGAACTCGTGGCCTATTACTACTGGGAATCTTGTTAAGCCAGGGTATATGATATAGCCCTCTTCGTCTGTCTCGAGAAAGTGTATGTCGCTACCACATATCCCCACGGCTTTCACTCTAATTAGAATTTCGTCGGGCTTAGGTTCTGGAACTGGGTAGTCGGTTCTAAGAACTAGCTTCGGGTTTCTCCAGACTTTGCTGCCTTCGCGAACTTTGTGCGTTCGGAGCTCATCCTGACTTATCTTGTACCCGGGTCTTGGGGCAAAGTTCGCATATACTAGTGCCGCTCTCATAGTTGCCATGCTTTTTCGCCGAATAGCTCACACTTATCACTTCTTATAAACAAATTGAGGAAGACATAAAAATCAAGCAGGTATTCGAGATCAAAAGCGTTATTACTGTTATGTATTTAACTACACAGATACTTGCAGTAATGGTAGTATGTTCAAGCTGTCGATCGTCTACACGCCTCTTAAGGCGAAATTCGAGGCTGTCGCTACAGGGGCGCCTGAAGTAGTGATACCTCTCCTGGCAGAGCTGGGCTATAATGGCGTGGAGTTCTCCTTACTCGACCCCTCAGAGCTACTTCGCCTCGCCAGTATTGCGCACGATTACGGCCTGCAGGTGCCGGCTGTCGGTACAGGGCTTAACTACCTGCACCTTGGCTTAGACCTCACGGGCCCGGACGAGGAGACGAGGAGGAGGGCGCTCGAGAGAATTCTGGACTTCATAGCTGGCGCGTACAGGTCAGAGGCCGGAGGAGTTATAATTGGCCTTATCAGGGGGCGTGGGGAACATTACAGTACTGTCGAAGAGGCTCTTAAAGTGCTCGAGAACCAGCTACAAGCTGTCTGTAAGAGCGCGTCTGAGCACGGCGTAAGGGTATTCCTCGAGCCTCTCAACCGCTATGAAACACGGCTTATAAACACGGTTTCGGAGGGTCTGGACTTCATCGGCAGGCTTGACTGCGGTAGCGTTTACCTCCTCTTGGACACATTCCACATGAACATAGAGGAGCCTGTAATCGAGGACTCCATACGCGCCGCCGGCGACAGGATAGGACACTTCCACGTAGCAGACAGTAACAGGTATGCACCCGGCATGGGCCACCTAGACTTCTCCTCAATACTTGCTGCACTCCACGACACAGGGTACCGCGGCTTTGTGTCAGCTGAAGTCATAGTAAAACCGGACTTCGAGGCAGTCGCGAAGCTAACGCTGAACACGCTACGGGTAGCGATGAGAGGATTGCAGAACTTGTAGAAGTACAATATTAAATACCTGTTCTCAGAGAGTAGTATAGGTTATGACGCAGAGTAAAATCAAGATATACTTTCTCGGGACTTCGGGGAGCACGTTCACTGGCAGAGATTTCCCCCCTTGCATCTACGTTGAGGGGTTCCTCTTCGACTGCCCTGCTCAGTGCCCCCAAAAGTTGGCTGAACGCGGCCTTCTAGGCTCACTTCATACAGTTCTGCTAACACACCTGCACATGGATCACTCCCTGGGAATTTACGATCTCGCGTGGCATCTCGGGACAGTAATGTCAGAAAGGAGGCTGAGGCTCTACCTCCCGGCAGATGGCAGGGAAACAGTCTCCCAAGGTTTCAAAGTTCTAGGCGGCGCGCTGTCCGGCAAACTACTGGGCTTCTTCGAGATAATAGAGGTCGGAGACGGCTTTGTAGACAACGGCATTAAAGCCGTGGCTACGCAACACTCAGTACCGGCAGTGGGCTATAGGCTGGATATCGGGGACGTCTCTATATGCTATACCGGGGATACTGCACCCTCAGAGAAAGTAATAGAGGCCTTTAGCGGCTGTAGCGTTCTCATACACGACTCTACTTACCCGCCGGGATACGAGGAACTAGCAGTGAGAGACGGCCACTCGACGCCCCGCCAGGCCGCGGAAGTCGCCAGGCTAGCAAAAGCGCAACTGCTAGTACTCGTACACCTCCCCTATGCACGCCTCGGCGACAGGGTAGGCGAGGAGTTCTTGAGGACGGCAAAAGAGATCTTCCCGAAGGTTGTCGTGCCGGAACCTGGCTATGTGCTCGAGCTAGGTGGCGCTTCTTGGAGGTAACGATACGCGAGGTAAGAGCCGAAGACTTGTTCTACATAGTAGAGATAGAGGAAAAAGTTTTCAGAGCCGACGCATTCGGCTTTAACTACGTCTTTTACCTCTACGAGAACTGCCGAGACTTCTTCCTCGTGGCCGACTATAAGGGCATGCTTGTAGGGTATGTTGTTTCGTGCGTAGAAGGGGAAGAAGTACACGTGCACAGCGTAGCAGTAGTGGAGTGGTTTAGAGGCAAGGGGATTGGTAGGAGGCTAATGGAAGAGACGATCCGTCTTGCCAGATCGCGGGGCTTGAGGAGGGTCAGACTAGAAGTGAAGACAGGGAATACGGTAGCTATATCCCTATACGAGAAGCTGGGGTTCGAGCGTAAAGCTCTCCTAAAGAACTACTATGCAGACGGGAGCGACGCATACCTTTACGTGCTAACGCTCAGTAGCTCTTAGCAACGTAGACTACCTGCCTAGCTGGCCTACCGCACCATGCGCACTTCCCGTAATCGCCTTCCTGGAAGTCTATCTCTGTGCCTCTGACTTTACCCCCGTCTGTTTTCTCCTTGAGATCCATTGCGCACTCTTCTGTCCCGCAGAACGGCATTTTGACGATGTTGCCGCTCTTAATGAATTTGATTACCTCCTCCCGAGTCTTTGCCTCTACGATGTGTGATTCGAAAAACTCCTTAGCTCTCCTCTTTAAGTTTTCAAGGATGTCGACCTCCAG contains these protein-coding regions:
- the iolN gene encoding 3-dehydro-scyllo-inosose hydrolase, which translates into the protein MVEYESRFARPVYNKFGEKIYLDQMTMAELLERVKKNDIVFVPCGSVESHGLAQATGEDTLIGTYIAERVAFETGVTVAPPVFYGSHPSHHYGMPGTIPIKKEAYIDYVVSVVKWLSNAGFKKIILFNSHGQEYVLPIVKDKAIIEEGVKALILVTSWWAWVRDILRQGTELKPGIVLETPFIHADELEASVLWYVAPKLIDPSKLKESDAERMVGVIPDKWADKAGNVYGRPFGWYDISAYMEIHHYPKGSVGYPSKASQEKGEVVVETAIQRIVDFVEWLHKTYPPGTVPQVWPNPDDFKF
- the iolM gene encoding scyllo-inosose 3-dehydrogenase, with product MATMRAALVYANFAPRPGYKISQDELRTHKVREGSKVWRNPKLVLRTDYPVPEPKPDEILIRVKAVGICGSDIHFLETDEEGYIIYPGLTRFPVVIGHEFSGVVEKVGANVRGLKPGDMVTSEEMFWCGECDACRGIDFNHCIRLNDPADLEFGELGFTHDGAMADYVVVKAKYAWKINSLLERYGSEDRAFEAGSLVEPTSVAYHAMFTRAGGFKPGSYVVVWGAGPIGLAAIALAKAAGAGKIIAFEVSPVRRELAKKVGADYVFNPVELEKNGVQPWEKILEVTDGQGADFHVEAAGAPQYTLPQIQRSIAIDGKITWIGRAPKEVPIYLEVFQVRRGQLFGSQGHSGFRNFGNVIRLMAAGRIDMTQVITSKFKLDEVHKAFERAHQRIDGKITIKP
- a CDS encoding sugar phosphate isomerase/epimerase family protein — its product is MFKLSIVYTPLKAKFEAVATGAPEVVIPLLAELGYNGVEFSLLDPSELLRLASIAHDYGLQVPAVGTGLNYLHLGLDLTGPDEETRRRALERILDFIAGAYRSEAGGVIIGLIRGRGEHYSTVEEALKVLENQLQAVCKSASEHGVRVFLEPLNRYETRLINTVSEGLDFIGRLDCGSVYLLLDTFHMNIEEPVIEDSIRAAGDRIGHFHVADSNRYAPGMGHLDFSSILAALHDTGYRGFVSAEVIVKPDFEAVAKLTLNTLRVAMRGLQNL
- a CDS encoding MBL fold metallo-hydrolase encodes the protein MTQSKIKIYFLGTSGSTFTGRDFPPCIYVEGFLFDCPAQCPQKLAERGLLGSLHTVLLTHLHMDHSLGIYDLAWHLGTVMSERRLRLYLPADGRETVSQGFKVLGGALSGKLLGFFEIIEVGDGFVDNGIKAVATQHSVPAVGYRLDIGDVSICYTGDTAPSEKVIEAFSGCSVLIHDSTYPPGYEELAVRDGHSTPRQAAEVARLAKAQLLVLVHLPYARLGDRVGEEFLRTAKEIFPKVVVPEPGYVLELGGASWR
- the rimI gene encoding ribosomal protein S18-alanine N-acetyltransferase; amino-acid sequence: MEVTIREVRAEDLFYIVEIEEKVFRADAFGFNYVFYLYENCRDFFLVADYKGMLVGYVVSCVEGEEVHVHSVAVVEWFRGKGIGRRLMEETIRLARSRGLRRVRLEVKTGNTVAISLYEKLGFERKALLKNYYADGSDAYLYVLTLSSS